The Dyadobacter sp. 676 DNA window GACACGTGCAGCTATTGTTTAAATCGCGATCTGGCCAACTCCCATCCGCCACGCCTTCTCCTTGAAAACCGTTCCGTTTTATACAATTCAGAAACCATTATTGAATTTAGATTTGCTACCTTCACACCGGGCGCTGTTCGCCAGGGTAAAACCCGAATGTTACAACTATGGAATTCCGATACTTCCAACCGGCAGAAGCCCTGAAACCGTACATAAAGCATTACTACGTCTTCGAATCGGCGGGTAATGCATTCTATGAGGATACCGTATTTCCCAGTGGCGATATGGAAATCATTTTCAATCTGGGTAGCGGAGTATGGGAGTGTTTCGGGCATAGTTCGTTTCTGCCGAACCCGGCTGTCGAATTGTGGGGGCAGATAACGAAGCCGTTGAGGATTCGTTCCACGGGTAGCCACACCATGCTCGGCGTGCGTTTCTTCACCCATTCGTCGGCGTTCTTTCTGGAAGATGAAATCGGTGTTTTCAACGATCGGGTGTCCGACCTGGCGGATATCCTAGGAAGCGATATCACACATTTGCACCACAGGTTGCTGGAAACGGGTCAGGCCATCGAACGGGTCGCAATTTTGGATGGCTTTTTTACCAGAAAATTGCTGCGCGCGTCGAAAAAAGAAAGACAACTGCAAAAAGTCGCAAGGATCGTGTCGAGCATCACCAACGACCCCACAGAGAATAATATCAGCAACGTCGCAGATCGATACGGCG harbors:
- a CDS encoding helix-turn-helix domain-containing protein, which codes for MEFRYFQPAEALKPYIKHYYVFESAGNAFYEDTVFPSGDMEIIFNLGSGVWECFGHSSFLPNPAVELWGQITKPLRIRSTGSHTMLGVRFFTHSSAFFLEDEIGVFNDRVSDLADILGSDITHLHHRLLETGQAIERVAILDGFFTRKLLRASKKERQLQKVARIVSSITNDPTENNISNVADRYGVTTRYLHKLVYQHTGLSPKHVDKIHRFQTSLRLIGRQSLPLTSVAYDAGYFDQSHFIRDFKAFTGLTPSAYLDNLSSLNQLLAH